From the Helicoverpa zea isolate HzStark_Cry1AcR chromosome 27, ilHelZeax1.1, whole genome shotgun sequence genome, the window AGGAGAATCGCAATAGTATCGTGGAATACGGACTTTATATAACATATTGTATTTAAACATTATGTAACTTGGTTTTTCGAGTCGTATAGAAGtaatatagaatatttttttaaagaagtgggcaaaaaataatttgtgccttatctagtttaaaaaaaaatgtgggcctttattatttaaaaaaaaaccgtctATTTTTTTTCGAGCGACAGCCATGTAGTCGCTGCACGTGCGGTAGGCAGTTGGTAGTCGCCAGCTGCTTAGGAAACGTACCTTAAAGAATTACATAGTATGACGTAATTGCGGTGACCGATCGCTTCAGTCAGAAACTGTCCAAGTCTACTCTCGAGCGTTTCTATTTTCTTCCTGCCGGTTGCCTTCCATCATCAGGGATCCAttttgtggtgatgttggcccacTTGTCTgaccataaaatatttcttccTTGTGTTTGCAGATTACAAGCCTTGTCAGCCTGAAATGGACGGCAACACGGCCATGTTCGTGCTGGACCTGCAGGATCCTCACCGTTGCGCCGTCATGAGAGTGCTGGAGACCAACACTGTGAGTattcctcatcatcatctcagccataggacgtccactgctgaacataggcctccccctttgatctccacagatacctgttggaagcgacctgcattcAGCGTCTttcggcgacctttataaggtcgtctgttcACCTTaatggtggacgtcctacgctgcgcttgctagtccgtggtccccactccagcacttttcgaccaaATCGACCATCTGCTCTGCGAaaaatatggcctgcccattgccacttcaccTTGCTAATCGGGCGGGCTATAtcgtttataatgtaaaatataattttacactaAGAATTTCCGTAGAGAAACTCAGCAAAAAGCAATCAGCCCAGTCATTATTTTCTTGGTCATAATTTCGCGAACATTGCAAAACTTATAAACCGTAACGTAAGCCCTAATGTATTTCCGCTGGCCAAGCAATAGCTATCTAAATTTAGATATGCAAATTATGTACATTTAGATACGTAAGCAATTTAGCATCAATAAGCATATGTTTACTTCCATTTAATGTTACGATACACATGGTACAAGCCCCTATCCTCAAAAACTgctaaaccaatttaaaaaatgctaaCACTGTTGGGAACACTATCCTCTGCTGACATAAGCTGCATTTTGTCCAGGTActggaagtagtttccacgggacgcatGTTAAACAGCTTGTATTCCTATATGAGAGACCGGCACAGACCTTCCCGACAGAATTTACCCATTCCCTTCAATATTCTACAAGTTTtataattgtatgtaatttccAGGGCAAACGCAGTTTCTACAGCACGATCGTGATAGAGAACTCAGTGGGCGAGGTGGAGACGGTGCGCGCGCGCTGCGTGCTGGAGGGACGCCTGCGCGCGCTCAGCAAGCGCGACGTGCCGCCCTTCCCGCTCGACTTCAATGAGCCCGAGTGAGTGTAACCACATTATAATATATCTTAACTGTTGTATAACTGTGCTACACCATAACATCCACTCCACTattttctaaagaaaaaaaaaaacatagaaaactATCTCGCTGTGATATTTTGAAAACCtaaaacattttgtaacttaaaaaaaagcaaattaGTTTATTTGTCTGAAAAACGATATGCGTTTAAGCGTACGAGCCATGCGTTTAAGCATCATCAGCTGCCCTgccttttcgcaactatgttggggttggcttctagTTCAatcggatgcaactgagtaccagtattttacaaggaacgactgcctatctgacttcctcaacccagttaccattGCAACCCAATTGCCATGATAAGTCAGCGAGTAattagcttctgactaccctaaACGATTGcgaaagatgttcaatgacagcctggACCTACAGTCTAACGTGGCCTAATATCCAAGATAAAGTAAGAGccatgaatttaaataatatacaaaactGGACTAAAACCATGTTTTACGTTTTCAGTGTGCTGAACATCACGAGGTACGAAGAAGGAAAAGCTCCCGAACCAGTTCTCGGAGCCATCGTCAAGCAGAATGGCAAACAGTGAGTGCTTGAGCCTTTGTATATAATTTGActacattctatttaaagatctatctaggcggctggttgacgcttctcgtgaccaaaaggctggctattacctcggacaaaggatcagcatggcgatccaacgagataatgctgccagcctcttgggcacgctcccagtcgactgCGATGGGGACgtgcttttttatgttttttagttttaatttttacttttttttagaaTCTATCCTATATTTTCCAGGGTATCAGGCGAGATCTCAGTAACCCCCGGCACTCCGCTGACAATGGAAATATTCCTGAACGACAAGTCAGCTCCTATCTACGGTCTACTGGTGAACTACATGCACGTCACTGATACTGGGAAACAACAGGAGACTATCATATTGAATGGGTAAGTGGTTTCTAGGATCCTGGGTTTGATTGTAATGTCAGGCAAAGTAGtatatttgttacttttattaaaagctCTATATTGTGTGCCTACTATGTaatatctcaaacaattttttggccAAAATACAGTTATTGAcggcgaaaaaaaaaaatacttctgagaaccctgttaatttcaaaacacgttttcaaaaagttttctcgatacaaaaaaaatataaacttacctCTAAAATGatcttcaaacaaaaatatctgtattattTATCAACGTACATTGATTTTGTAATATTAACGAGTCCATAAgtaaatacagaacttggttaatttttatttttgaatacgcAACTCATTTTAcagctattaatttatatgtatgttgCGAACGTCGCGTCAACAGGCTCAACAGGAGTGTTTTGGGCGCATCAGCCTCTTAAGAGAGACAAAGAGTGAGCGAGTGAGATACCGACACTGAGTTTGAGAAAGAGTATGAGTTAGACTGAGATTCATTGTTCTGACTTATTAGTATTCTCCAAGCCTCATATCTCTTTCTTCTATTGCCCCAGCTGCTCAGTAGACACATATCTATTCGAGAACTTCGTGACGGCTGATGGAGACACGCTGACGGCCAAGTTCAAGGCGTTCAAGTTCCCCGACACCACGTACGTGCAGTTCAAGGGTACTGTCACCGTGTGCCTCGATAAGTGTCAGGGGGTGAGTAGTTTGGTCTTATTTTAATGAGTTATGGGTGTTTTATCTCACGAAGGCGGGTGAGCCATACTCGAATGTGTGATTTGAGTACTCCCAAGCAAGGCTGTATGGTacacacatcatcatcatcagcctatagcagtccactgctggacataggcctctccaagtgcacgccagtgagatcgattttcggcttctcgcatccagctcctgccagccgtcttgcgcaagtcatcacatGGTATACACATAAGTATGGCTTATCCGTTTTCGTGTGATAAAAATCTATAACTGAGCTCTAGTATACAGAATACAGAGTCATGCGAAGGTAGTGACTGGTGactaaaagtctgacactccctttgACTCTACTCACAATAACAAAAGAgaatgtataatattataagatTCAATTTTAAGAAATATGCGATGATTtcaaagaaatgaaaaaaatggtTTGGTTTCAATTTTTTGTTATCATCTGACCAATCTCGTCTAAACTTTAAAATCACGTGTATATTGTTTTACCTCTAACAAACTACTATTTTTAACCACctctatatttaaataagtacttactcTCCATATCACCCTCAGGTACAATGCAGTAACGGTCAAATAGCGTACGGGCGCAGACGACGCTCCATCAGCGCGGGCGCAGACAGCAACAAGGTGTACGAGGTCTCGCTCACTACCTTCATTAAAGTCGACTTTGAGGACGGACAGAGGGAAGCAGGTTAGTTACAACCATacaggtttttttatttatttatttatttattcccttTTTTCAGGCTActtagggcccataaaaatacgaATAAACAAGTAAAATCATTTAGGCCTACGTCCACCAACAACATAAATATccgtttgtttttaaataactgtttactAAACTATGaattgttgttgttattgttgttgttgttattaataaataataaaataaatatgggcAATTTTGGAAATATTTGGATTCAACagctttacataaaaaataaactctacCTCTTTAACTAGGATATCCTGTAACTAGGATATAAAGTCAAATTTGTGTCTGAGTGTAAAAGTAATTTTCTaagaaaacagttattaaaaacgGAAAAGAACTTGGATCTTAATTAAAATGAGCTGTaaatcaatgaaaaaaatgctaatttAAATGGCCTATTTTTTgttatcaaacaaacaaaatgcaaATGATAAAAGCCTTTTAAAAGCCATCCATTTTAATTTcgaaatgaataattttgtactGTTACTGTAATAAATTTTAATCTGCGTAGATAAGAGCTTTGAGTCATACATCATGTGAGCTTTTGCGGTCATGCTTTCATTTGAGCCTGTCTGACAtattatatgaataaaataatagttttgttcGTTGGTTTGGCTTTAGTAACATATCAGCTTAAATtactgacttaaaaaaaatgattttgtgtAAAAGttggtaatttaatttgaaCTAGATAAAAACTGCATTTTCTCCGGAAGATCTCAATCTTTCCCTGAACAATTCCTATCATAACCTTAACCCTATTTAAAAGATATGACCAGCAAACGTCGTTAGCTCTCTAAAGCCCCCCTACCTGCCTTTCTTACTAATTTTATGTCTAATATCTTTTACAGAAGACGTACTAGCACTCTTGAAGAACTTGAAAGTAGCAAACCAGCGCCTAGAAGACATGGACGGCACCCCAGCTACAGTTGCCGAGCAGACGTCCAAAAACGTTCTCATTTACGAACAAGAAACATTTACTGAGAGCAAAGCTAGTATCCTAACTAGCAGTCTAGTAATCTTAGTTAGTTTGCTTCTTCTGTTCAAGTAAAAAACCTGTTGAAAACATGGCAATAAATACCTAAAAGTTACGAAATTCTTCAACTggcaattctttttttaaagtctcAAGA encodes:
- the LOC124643248 gene encoding uncharacterized protein LOC124643248, which translates into the protein MAAFKFLICLCFVQAALAKGSRSKVECTPEVMKVTIPMDGDRSITYLEQLKDYKPCQPEMDGNTAMFVLDLQDPHRCAVMRVLETNTGKRSFYSTIVIENSVGEVETVRARCVLEGRLRALSKRDVPPFPLDFNEPDVLNITRYEEGKAPEPVLGAIVKQNGKQVSGEISVTPGTPLTMEIFLNDKSAPIYGLLVNYMHVTDTGKQQETIILNGCSVDTYLFENFVTADGDTLTAKFKAFKFPDTTYVQFKGTVTVCLDKCQGVQCSNGQIAYGRRRRSISAGADSNKVYEVSLTTFIKVDFEDGQREAEDVLALLKNLKVANQRLEDMDGTPATVAEQTSKNVLIYEQETFTESKASILTSSLVILVSLLLLFK